One window from the genome of Salvia splendens isolate huo1 chromosome 9, SspV2, whole genome shotgun sequence encodes:
- the LOC121747052 gene encoding probable auxin efflux carrier component 1c yields MITGADFYHVMTAVVPLYVAMILAYGSVKWWKIFTPDQCSGINRFVALFAVPLLSFHFIASNDPYTMNLRFIAADTLQKLIVLALLAVWANVTKRGCLEWTITLFSLSTLPNTLVMGIPLLKGMYGDFSGSLMVQIVVLQCIIWYTLMLFMFEYRGAKLLISEQFPHTAASIVSIHVDSDVMSLDGRHPLETDAEVKEDGKLHVTVRKSNASRSDIFSRRSMGFSSNTPRPSNLTNAEIYSLQSSRNPTPRGSSFNHTDFYSMMGHRNSNFGAGEALPSRGPTPRPSNFDEETANNNVNNNNSKPRFHHGAAAAHYPAPNPGIVSPKAAGKKQRSEEGGKDLHMFVWSSSASPVSDVFGGHDYNSLDQNGKDHVRVTVSPTKVERENEEDYVERDDFSFGKERENGEEKVGENKLKVMPPTSVMTRLILIMVWRKLIRNPNTYSSLIGLTWSLVSFRWNVEMPAIIAKSISILSDAGLGMAMFSLGLFMALQPRIIACGNSVATFAMAVRFLTGPAVMVAASIAVGLRGVLLRVAIVQAALPQGIVPFVFAKEYNVHPDILSTGVIFGMLIALPITLVYYILLGL; encoded by the exons atgataaCCGGAGCAGACTTCTACCACGTGATGACGGCGGTGGTGCCGCTGTACGTCGCCATGATCCTAGCCTACGGGTCCGTGAAATGGTGGAAGATCTTCACCCCGGACCAGTGCTCCGGCATCAACCGTTTCGTAGCCCTGTTCGCCGTCCCCCTCCTCTCCTTCCACTTCATCGCCAGCAACGACCCTTACACCATGAACCTCCGCTTCATCGCCGCCGACACCCTCCAAAAACTCATCGTCCTGGCCCTCCTCGCCGTCTGGGCCAACGTCACCAAGCGCGGCTGCCTCGAGTGGACCATCACCCTCTTCTCCCTCTCCACCCTCCCCAACACCCTCGTCATGGGCATCCCTTTGCTGAAAGGAATGTACGGCGACTTCTCCGGCTCCCTCATGGTCCAGATCGTCGTCCTCCAATGCATCATCTGGTATACCCTCATGCTCTTCATGTTCGAGTACCGCGGCGCCAAGCTCCTCATCTCCGAGCAGTTCCCCCACACCGCCGCCTCCATCGTCTCCATCCACGTCGACTCCGACGTCATGTCCCTCGACGGCCGCCACCCGCTAGAGACGGACGCTGAAGTCAAGGAAGACGGCAAGCTCCACGTCACCGTCAGAAAATCCAACGCCTCCAGATCGGACATCTTCTCCAGACGATCCATGGGATTCTCCTCCAACACCCCCCGCCCCTCCAATCTCACCAACGCCGAGATCTACTCACTCCAATCCTCCCGAAACCCAACCCCGAGAGGCTCCAGCTTCAACCACACCGATTTCTACTCCATGATGGGCCACCGCAACTCCAACTTCGGCGCCGGTGAGGCGTTACCATCGCGTGGCCCCACCCCTCGCCCCTCCAATTTCGACGAGGAGACTGCTAATAATAATGTTAATAACAACAATAGCAAGCCTAGGTTCCACCACGGAGCTGCTGCGGCGCATTATCCGGCGCCGAATCCCGGGATCGTTTCGCCCAAGGCGGCCGGGAAGAAGCAGAGGAGTGAGGAGGGAGGGAAGGATCTGCATATGTTTGTGTGGAGCTCCAGCGCTTCTCCGGTGTCGGATGTTTTCGGCGGCCATGATTATAATTCGTTGGATCAGAATGGGAAAGATCATGTTAGGGTCACTGTTTCTCCGACAAAAG TGGAGAGGGAGAATGAAGAGGATTATGTGGAGAGAGATGATTTCAGCTTTGGGAAGGAGAGAGAGAATGGGGAAGAGAAAGTGGGAGAGAACAAATTGAAAGTGATGCCTCCAACAAGTGTGATGACAAGGCTCATCTTGATCATGGTTTGGAGGAAACTCATTAGAAATCCCAACACTTACTCTAGCTTGATTGGCTTAACATGGTCTCTAGTTTCATTCAG GTGGAATGTGGAGATGCCTGCAATTATAGCCAAGTCCATATCCATACTGTCAGATGCAGGCCTTGGAATGGCCATGTTCAGTCTAG GTCTGTTCATGGCATTGCAGCCGAGGATCATAGCATGTGGGAATTCGGTGGCGACCTTTGCAATGGCTGTGAGATTCCTTACAGGACCAGCTGTCATGGTTGCCGCTTCCATCGCCGTTGGCCTTCGCGGTGTTCTCTTGCGCGTCGCCATTGTCCAG